Proteins encoded within one genomic window of Amycolatopsis nigrescens CSC17Ta-90:
- the sucC gene encoding ADP-forming succinate--CoA ligase subunit beta produces the protein MDLYEYQARDLFASHGVPVLPGAVANNPEEARTEAEKIGGQVVVKAQVKVGGRGKAGGVKLAQTPDEAKEKAEAILGLDIKGHIVHRVLVAEASDIAEEYYFSFLLDRANRTFLAMASAEGGVEIEQLAVERPDALARIPVDAISGVDRAKAVEILTAGKFPAVVVDEAAEVVVKLWETFVSEDATLVEVNPLVRDPQGKIIALDGKVTLDENAGFRQPGHEALVDKQAEDPLEAKAKAKDLNYVKLDGQVGIIGNGAGLVMSTLDVVAYAGERHGGVKPANFLDIGGGASAEVMAAGLDVILHDSDVKSVFVNVFGGITACDAVATGIVEALKILGDEASKPLVVRLDGNNVDEGRRILEEANHPLVTQVDTMDNAADKAAELAAAGV, from the coding sequence GTGGACCTCTACGAGTACCAGGCGAGGGATCTCTTCGCCTCCCACGGAGTGCCGGTTCTGCCCGGCGCCGTGGCGAACAACCCCGAAGAAGCCCGTACCGAGGCTGAGAAGATCGGCGGCCAGGTGGTCGTCAAGGCTCAGGTGAAGGTCGGCGGGCGTGGCAAGGCCGGCGGCGTGAAGCTGGCGCAGACCCCGGATGAGGCCAAGGAGAAGGCGGAAGCCATTCTCGGGCTGGACATCAAGGGCCACATCGTGCACCGCGTGCTGGTGGCTGAAGCCTCCGATATTGCGGAGGAGTATTACTTTTCGTTTTTGTTGGATCGGGCGAATCGTACGTTTTTGGCGATGGCGTCGGCTGAGGGTGGGGTGGAGATCGAGCAGCTGGCGGTGGAGCGTCCGGATGCGTTGGCGAGGATCCCGGTGGATGCGATCAGTGGGGTGGATCGGGCCAAGGCGGTTGAGATTTTGACTGCGGGGAAGTTCCCGGCCGTGGTGGTGGATGAGGCCGCTGAGGTGGTGGTGAAGCTGTGGGAGACGTTCGTGTCTGAGGATGCGACGTTGGTTGAGGTGAATCCGCTGGTGCGGGATCCTCAGGGCAAGATCATCGCGTTGGATGGCAAGGTCACCCTGGATGAGAACGCCGGGTTCCGCCAGCCGGGGCATGAGGCGTTGGTGGATAAGCAGGCCGAGGACCCGTTGGAGGCCAAGGCTAAGGCTAAGGACCTCAACTATGTGAAGCTGGATGGTCAGGTCGGGATCATCGGTAATGGTGCTGGGTTGGTCATGTCCACCCTCGACGTGGTGGCGTATGCGGGTGAGCGTCATGGTGGGGTGAAGCCGGCGAACTTCCTCGACATCGGTGGCGGGGCGTCGGCGGAGGTGATGGCCGCCGGGTTGGACGTGATCCTGCACGACAGTGATGTGAAGAGTGTGTTCGTGAACGTGTTCGGTGGGATCACCGCGTGTGACGCGGTCGCGACCGGGATCGTGGAAGCGTTGAAGATCCTCGGGGACGAGGCGTCCAAACCGCTGGTGGTGCGGCTGGACGGCAACAACGTCGACGAGGGCCGCAGGATCCTCGAAGAGGCGAACCATCCCCTGGTCACCCAGGTGGACACCATGGACAACGCGGCAGACAAGGCCGCCGAGCTCGCAGCGGCAGGTGTATGA
- a CDS encoding M23 family metallopeptidase encodes MARHRSPGGQAPSPALEDALDGAVIRVRGSHRIPAPPSALRGRVVVAAVAAGAFAAAAAGQTLNSVTSEDAHSGVTPLASARDASAAIGVGVGVGGDAPAGAPELLPAARNSDASAEVQKLTDSAQVTQAREEREEAAAKKAAEEAARPKVVIPAEGTFTSGFGARWGTSHLGIDIANSIGTPIVAAADGTVLEAGPASGFGLWVRVQLSDGTIHVYGHMNSFSVKAGQKVKAGQQIAEIGNRGQSTGPHLHFEVWTSAGKKIDPRPWLAARGVKV; translated from the coding sequence TTGGCTCGACACCGCTCCCCCGGCGGCCAAGCTCCTTCCCCGGCTCTCGAAGACGCACTGGACGGTGCCGTCATTCGCGTCCGGGGCTCGCACCGCATCCCCGCTCCCCCGTCCGCCCTGCGCGGCCGGGTCGTGGTCGCTGCGGTCGCGGCCGGCGCTTTCGCCGCCGCCGCGGCAGGCCAGACCCTCAACTCCGTTACTTCCGAGGACGCTCACAGCGGTGTGACTCCACTGGCGAGCGCGCGTGACGCGAGTGCGGCGATCGGTGTCGGCGTCGGCGTAGGTGGCGACGCACCCGCAGGCGCCCCGGAACTGCTGCCCGCGGCCCGCAACAGCGACGCCTCCGCCGAAGTGCAGAAGCTGACGGACAGCGCGCAGGTCACCCAGGCCCGCGAAGAGCGCGAGGAAGCGGCCGCGAAGAAGGCGGCCGAAGAAGCCGCCCGCCCCAAGGTCGTCATTCCCGCCGAAGGCACCTTCACCTCCGGTTTCGGCGCCCGGTGGGGCACCAGCCACCTCGGGATCGACATCGCCAACTCGATCGGCACCCCGATCGTCGCCGCCGCCGATGGCACCGTGCTCGAGGCCGGCCCGGCCAGCGGTTTCGGCCTGTGGGTCCGCGTCCAGCTTTCGGACGGCACGATCCACGTCTACGGCCACATGAACAGCTTCTCGGTGAAGGCCGGCCAGAAGGTCAAGGCAGGCCAGCAGATTGCCGAGATCGGCAACCGCGGCCAGTCCACCGGCCCGCACCTGCACTTCGAGGTGTGGACCTCGGCCGGCAAGAAGATCGATCCCCGTCCCTGGCTGGCCGCGCGCGGCGTCAAGGTCTGA
- the pcrA gene encoding DNA helicase PcrA, producing the protein MDTLFDLHPQSPESGQAGSPSGRHADLLADLNPAQREAVTHAGAPLLVVAGAGSGKTRVLTRRIAYLLGERDVHPGQIMAITFTNKAAAEMRDRVNELVGRRSNAMWVSTFHSMCVRLLRREAKTLEMSSSFSIYDSDDTKRLITLVARDLDLDAKRYPARTLAVHISNLKNELLDAETAAARAGNDLERRVAEVYAEYQRRLNQANAMDFDDLIMRTVELLQAFPDVAEHYRRRFRHVLVDEYQDTNHAQYTLVRELVGTETSESGVAPAELCVVGDADQSIYAFRGATIRNIEEFERDFPDARTILLEQNYRSTQTILSAANAVISRNPNRRDKRLWTDSGDGEKIVGYVADNEHDEAAFVAGEIDALADGGDANYSDVAVFYRTNNQSRVFEEIFIRLGLPYKVVGGVRFYERREVRDMLAYLRVLANPEDTVSLRRILNVPKRGIGDRAEAVLAAHAERERISFAAALRAAVEGKVPLLNPRSAKAITGFVTLWDELLELVERGDEVADVLEAVQERTGYRAELEDSDDPQDASRVENLTELVTVAREFTEFTAEMAGAAAEADAADGTDEVVDPVAAGVPEPGSLPAFLERVSLVADADSIPAADGGGDESDSGVVTLMTVHTAKGLEYPVVFCTGWEDGIFPHMRALGEPAELAEERRLAYVAITRARQRLYLSRAIVRSAWGQPMNNPASRFFDEIPAELVDWRREEPKSAGFGSSSGSPRAATTWGRRSSGFGSDPAQTGLAGGRLGTPSFKGWKETVALKVDVGDRVSHDKYGLGTVVACDGTGPRATATIDFGAAGKVRLMLIGSVPMVKL; encoded by the coding sequence ATGGACACCCTCTTCGATCTGCATCCGCAATCCCCCGAGTCCGGCCAGGCTGGTTCGCCGTCCGGCCGGCACGCCGACCTGCTCGCTGATCTGAACCCGGCGCAACGTGAAGCGGTGACCCACGCGGGTGCTCCGTTGCTGGTGGTGGCCGGTGCCGGGTCCGGCAAGACCAGGGTGCTGACCCGCCGGATCGCGTACCTGCTCGGCGAGCGGGACGTGCATCCGGGGCAGATCATGGCGATCACCTTCACCAACAAGGCCGCCGCCGAGATGCGGGACCGGGTGAACGAGCTGGTCGGCCGTCGGTCGAACGCGATGTGGGTGTCCACCTTCCACTCCATGTGCGTGCGGTTGCTGCGCCGGGAGGCGAAGACGCTGGAGATGTCGTCCAGCTTCTCGATCTACGACTCCGACGACACCAAGCGGCTGATCACCCTGGTCGCCCGTGATCTGGACCTGGACGCCAAGCGGTATCCGGCGCGCACGCTCGCGGTGCACATCTCGAACCTGAAGAACGAGCTGCTGGACGCCGAGACGGCCGCGGCCAGGGCGGGCAACGATCTCGAGCGCCGGGTTGCCGAGGTCTACGCCGAGTACCAGCGCCGGCTCAACCAGGCCAACGCGATGGACTTCGACGACCTGATCATGCGCACGGTGGAGCTGCTGCAGGCGTTCCCGGACGTCGCGGAGCACTATCGCCGCCGGTTCCGGCACGTGCTGGTCGACGAGTACCAGGACACCAACCACGCGCAGTACACCCTGGTCCGCGAGCTGGTCGGCACCGAGACCAGCGAGTCCGGGGTGGCGCCGGCGGAACTGTGCGTCGTCGGTGACGCGGACCAGTCGATCTATGCCTTCCGCGGCGCGACCATCCGCAACATCGAGGAGTTCGAGCGGGACTTCCCGGACGCGCGCACCATCTTGCTGGAGCAGAACTACCGCTCCACGCAGACCATCCTGTCCGCGGCGAACGCGGTGATCTCGCGGAACCCGAACCGTCGCGACAAGCGGCTGTGGACGGACTCCGGCGACGGCGAGAAGATCGTCGGTTACGTCGCGGACAACGAGCACGACGAGGCCGCGTTCGTCGCGGGCGAGATCGACGCGCTGGCCGACGGGGGCGACGCGAACTACTCCGACGTCGCCGTCTTCTACCGGACGAACAACCAGTCGCGGGTGTTCGAGGAGATCTTCATCCGGCTCGGCCTGCCCTACAAGGTGGTCGGTGGCGTCCGCTTCTACGAGCGTCGCGAGGTCCGGGACATGCTGGCCTACTTGCGGGTGCTGGCCAACCCGGAGGACACGGTCAGCCTGCGCCGGATCCTGAACGTGCCCAAGCGCGGGATCGGCGACCGGGCGGAGGCCGTGCTGGCCGCGCACGCCGAGCGCGAGCGGATCTCGTTCGCGGCCGCGCTGCGCGCCGCCGTCGAGGGCAAGGTGCCGCTGCTGAACCCGCGCTCGGCCAAGGCGATCACCGGTTTCGTCACGCTATGGGACGAACTGCTGGAGCTGGTCGAGCGGGGCGACGAGGTGGCGGACGTGCTGGAGGCGGTGCAGGAGCGCACCGGCTACCGCGCCGAACTGGAGGACTCCGACGACCCGCAGGACGCGTCCAGGGTGGAGAACCTGACCGAACTGGTCACCGTGGCCAGGGAGTTCACCGAGTTCACCGCCGAGATGGCCGGTGCCGCGGCCGAGGCAGACGCAGCCGACGGGACCGATGAGGTCGTGGACCCGGTCGCGGCCGGGGTGCCGGAGCCCGGTTCGCTGCCCGCGTTCCTGGAGCGGGTCTCCCTGGTTGCCGACGCGGACTCGATCCCGGCCGCGGACGGTGGCGGTGACGAGTCCGACTCCGGCGTGGTCACGCTGATGACCGTGCACACGGCGAAGGGCCTGGAGTACCCGGTGGTGTTCTGCACCGGCTGGGAGGACGGCATCTTCCCGCACATGCGCGCGCTGGGGGAGCCCGCGGAGCTGGCCGAGGAACGGCGGCTGGCCTACGTGGCGATCACCAGGGCGAGGCAGCGGCTGTACCTGTCCAGGGCGATCGTGCGGTCCGCCTGGGGACAGCCGATGAACAATCCGGCCTCCCGATTCTTCGACGAGATCCCGGCCGAGCTGGTCGACTGGCGCCGCGAGGAGCCGAAGTCCGCCGGGTTCGGCTCCTCATCGGGTTCGCCGCGGGCCGCGACCACCTGGGGCAGGCGGTCGTCCGGTTTCGGGTCCGACCCCGCGCAGACCGGCCTGGCCGGCGGTCGACTGGGGACCCCTTCGTTCAAGGGCTGGAAGGAAACCGTCGCGCTGAAGGTGGACGTCGGCGACCGGGTCAGCCACGACAAGTACGGGCTGGGCACCGTGGTCGCCTGCGACGGCACCGGGCCGCGGGCCACCGCGACCATCGACTTCGGTGCGGCCGGGAAGGTGCGGCTGATGCTGATCGGCAGCGTGCCGATGGTGAAGCTGTAG
- a CDS encoding DUF1707 SHOCT-like domain-containing protein, protein MTASPSPYTMPPIPARIRASDAERERVAALIQNAVTEGRLTISEVEERLTAVYEVKYVDELSALTADLPQERPQRRPSFVPAPALRVHAAIVVLIGILLVVRWSVSGAPYFWPVAPMFWLVMSLVVHARIRRSRAML, encoded by the coding sequence ATGACAGCGTCGCCGTCGCCGTACACGATGCCCCCGATACCGGCCAGGATCCGCGCCTCGGACGCCGAGCGGGAACGAGTGGCCGCGCTCATCCAGAACGCCGTCACCGAAGGACGGCTGACCATTTCCGAGGTCGAGGAGCGGCTCACCGCGGTCTACGAGGTGAAGTACGTGGACGAGCTCTCCGCGCTCACCGCCGACCTGCCCCAGGAACGGCCGCAGCGCCGTCCGTCGTTCGTGCCGGCACCGGCGCTGCGCGTGCACGCCGCCATCGTGGTGCTGATCGGCATCCTGCTGGTTGTCCGCTGGTCGGTTTCCGGCGCGCCCTACTTCTGGCCCGTCGCACCGATGTTCTGGCTCGTGATGAGCCTCGTCGTGCACGCCAGGATCCGCCGCAGCCGCGCCATGCTCTGA
- a CDS encoding chorismate mutase — protein sequence MNVPMNADANAESAEVEDIGALREEIDWLDAEILRLIKRRVEVSRTIGAARMAAGGTRIVYNREMDVLARYRDLGPDGRQLAMALLNLGRGRLGR from the coding sequence ATGAACGTCCCGATGAACGCTGATGCCAATGCCGAGTCCGCCGAGGTGGAGGACATCGGCGCGCTGCGCGAAGAGATCGACTGGCTGGACGCGGAGATTCTCCGGCTGATCAAACGCCGGGTGGAGGTGTCCAGGACGATCGGCGCCGCCAGGATGGCCGCCGGCGGCACCAGAATCGTCTACAACCGGGAGATGGACGTGCTCGCGCGCTACCGCGACCTCGGCCCGGACGGCAGGCAGCTCGCGATGGCGCTGCTGAACCTCGGGCGCGGCAGGCTCGGCCGCTGA
- a CDS encoding serine/threonine-protein kinase, with protein sequence MSDEGRLVAGRYRVIKRIGTGAMGAVWQAQDEILHRTVAIKQLLLQPGLEENEAEDARQRTMREGRIAARLHHPNAITVFDVVTDDNGQPCLIMEYLQSTSLAAELQARKTLPPIEVARIGAQVAAALKEAHAVGIVHRDIKPGNILLTSVGLVKITDFGISRAKDDVTVTKTGMIAGTPAYLAPEVAIGGDPGPESDIFSLGSTLYAACEGQPPFGLSENTLGLLHAVAAGQINPPRQSGPLASVLAVLLHPDVNHRPTAEESEELLDAVARGETPLGGPDDETRFSPSAGGLLGAGAAGAALGAAAASGPGTRSFDGDVVPAGHSGTLGEGTQVGNFYDEPEDGYAEGTGYPEDDYDRGPAATKAVPLAGAARGPDDYGDYDGYDEPPRGRGGEYEDEPRGNWKKPALIGGIVLVALVAFGVWIFSPKSQPAGDQQPLPPPPASSSAPSTPTSTPEPSTTVESPSDDPTSKSRPSSSRRTSDRPEPPPNTSSSKPPTKTTSSTKSTTSDPPDSSSPPPSSN encoded by the coding sequence GTGAGCGACGAGGGCCGCCTGGTCGCCGGCCGGTACCGCGTGATCAAGCGGATCGGCACCGGCGCCATGGGCGCCGTTTGGCAGGCACAGGACGAGATCCTGCACCGCACGGTCGCGATCAAGCAGCTGCTGCTGCAGCCGGGACTCGAGGAGAACGAGGCCGAGGACGCCCGGCAGCGCACCATGCGCGAAGGCCGGATCGCCGCCAGGCTGCACCACCCGAACGCGATCACCGTGTTCGACGTGGTCACCGACGACAACGGCCAGCCCTGCCTGATCATGGAGTACCTGCAGTCCACCAGCCTCGCGGCGGAGCTGCAGGCACGGAAGACGCTGCCGCCGATCGAGGTCGCCAGAATCGGCGCGCAGGTGGCCGCCGCGCTCAAGGAGGCGCACGCGGTCGGCATCGTGCACCGCGACATCAAGCCGGGCAACATCCTGCTCACGTCGGTCGGCCTGGTGAAGATCACCGACTTCGGCATCTCCCGCGCCAAGGACGACGTCACGGTCACCAAGACCGGCATGATCGCCGGCACGCCCGCCTACCTGGCCCCGGAGGTCGCCATCGGCGGCGACCCCGGCCCGGAGTCGGACATCTTCTCCCTCGGCTCCACGCTGTACGCGGCCTGCGAAGGCCAGCCGCCGTTCGGCCTGAGCGAGAACACGCTCGGCCTGCTGCACGCGGTTGCGGCTGGCCAGATCAACCCACCGCGGCAGTCCGGCCCGCTGGCCAGCGTGCTCGCGGTGCTGCTGCACCCGGACGTCAACCACCGCCCGACCGCGGAGGAGTCCGAGGAACTGCTGGACGCCGTGGCCAGGGGCGAGACGCCGCTGGGTGGGCCGGACGACGAAACACGCTTCTCGCCGTCGGCCGGCGGGCTGCTCGGCGCCGGTGCCGCGGGCGCGGCACTCGGCGCGGCAGCCGCATCCGGTCCCGGCACCCGCTCCTTCGACGGTGACGTGGTGCCGGCCGGGCACTCGGGCACCCTGGGCGAGGGGACCCAGGTCGGCAACTTCTACGACGAGCCGGAGGACGGCTACGCCGAGGGCACCGGCTATCCCGAGGACGACTACGACCGCGGCCCGGCCGCGACCAAGGCGGTCCCGCTGGCCGGTGCCGCGCGTGGCCCGGACGACTACGGCGACTACGACGGTTACGACGAGCCGCCGCGGGGCCGGGGCGGCGAATACGAGGACGAGCCGCGCGGCAACTGGAAGAAGCCGGCGCTGATCGGCGGCATCGTGCTGGTCGCGCTGGTGGCCTTCGGGGTGTGGATCTTCTCCCCGAAGAGCCAGCCTGCCGGTGACCAGCAGCCGCTGCCGCCGCCCCCGGCGAGCAGTTCCGCGCCGAGCACGCCGACGTCGACCCCGGAACCCTCGACCACGGTGGAGAGCCCGAGCGACGACCCCACATCCAAGTCCAGGCCCTCGTCGAGCAGGCGGACCTCGGACCGGCCTGAGCCGCCACCGAACACCAGCTCGTCGAAGCCGCCGACGAAGACCACGTCGTCGACCAAGTCGACCACATCCGACCCACCGGACAGCTCGAGTCCTCCGCCTTCTTCCAACTGA
- a CDS encoding serine/threonine-protein kinase, which produces MGTEGELVAGRYRLDQPIGRGRAGIVWLAYDIKLNRTVAAKRMYVPPGLDPARAEQARAIAFQEGQDATRVVHGCVITVHEAVLDGGQPWLVMEYVPSRNMADFLGEHGQLTPEQASFLGIQLATALTAAHNAGLAHRSVEPGNVLLADDGGVKVTDFGISGAGASPAYRAPEVARGQRAGSASDAFSLGATLYTAVEGVPPFGEQGTGELRSPQRAGALTGALLKLLRADPTARPTMADTIASLQAITQGRQSAFIPPTAPVMPTIPAMPRPPLVQQPPPAPRPSRAPMDVIRSSPKLRMWILTVLAILTAAAIGIGIAELLFV; this is translated from the coding sequence TTGGGTACCGAGGGCGAACTCGTCGCCGGCCGCTACCGGCTGGATCAGCCGATCGGTCGCGGACGTGCCGGAATCGTGTGGCTCGCGTACGACATCAAGCTGAACCGCACGGTCGCGGCGAAACGGATGTACGTCCCGCCGGGGCTCGACCCGGCGCGCGCCGAGCAGGCCAGGGCGATCGCCTTCCAGGAGGGTCAGGACGCGACCAGGGTGGTGCACGGCTGCGTGATCACCGTGCACGAGGCGGTGCTCGACGGCGGCCAGCCGTGGCTGGTGATGGAGTACGTGCCGTCCAGGAACATGGCCGACTTCCTCGGCGAGCACGGCCAGCTGACCCCGGAGCAGGCTTCCTTTCTCGGCATCCAGCTCGCGACGGCGCTGACCGCGGCGCACAACGCCGGGCTGGCGCATCGCTCGGTGGAGCCTGGCAACGTGCTGCTGGCCGACGACGGCGGGGTGAAGGTGACCGATTTCGGCATCTCGGGCGCCGGCGCCAGTCCGGCGTACCGGGCGCCGGAGGTGGCCCGTGGCCAGCGGGCCGGCTCGGCGTCGGACGCCTTCTCCCTCGGCGCGACCTTGTACACCGCGGTCGAGGGGGTGCCGCCGTTCGGCGAGCAGGGCACCGGCGAGCTGCGTTCCCCGCAGCGAGCCGGCGCGCTCACCGGCGCGCTGCTCAAGCTGCTGCGGGCGGATCCGACCGCCCGGCCGACCATGGCCGACACGATCGCTTCGCTGCAGGCCATCACCCAGGGCAGGCAGAGCGCGTTCATCCCGCCCACCGCGCCCGTCATGCCGACCATCCCGGCGATGCCGCGGCCGCCGCTGGTTCAGCAGCCGCCGCCGGCACCGCGGCCGTCCAGGGCGCCGATGGACGTCATCCGCTCGTCACCCAAGCTGCGCATGTGGATCCTGACCGTGCTCGCGATCCTCACCGCCGCCGCGATCGGCATCGGCATCGCCGAATTGCTGTTCGTTTAG
- a CDS encoding LysR family transcriptional regulator, with amino-acid sequence MLDVRRMQVLRAVIISGSITAAARNLGYTPSAISQQLSTLEREAGTALLERVGRGVRPTPAGTLLSEHAETVSEQLAKAEAALNELKDGRGGRLAIRYFATAGARLVPPAVAALRREFPRVRLDLKLIEPGDPLPEVECGRADVAIVVLPRREPLAKNVSLVHLVDDPYRLVLPKGHPLEAKRVVDLAELAEEPWVGNEWPPGPCRDIMLDACAAAGFTPNFVVESEDYQTAQGFVAAGLGVALIPALGLGSPPPGVQIRRLRRPEPLRAIHAAVAAHARDQPAVRHLLAAMRASLD; translated from the coding sequence ATGCTCGACGTACGGCGAATGCAGGTGCTACGCGCGGTGATCATCAGCGGCTCGATCACCGCGGCCGCCCGCAACCTCGGCTACACCCCGTCCGCGATCAGCCAGCAGCTGTCCACATTGGAGCGTGAAGCGGGGACGGCCCTGCTGGAACGAGTCGGTCGCGGGGTACGCCCCACGCCGGCGGGCACCCTGCTGTCCGAGCACGCCGAGACGGTCAGCGAACAGCTGGCCAAGGCGGAGGCCGCGCTGAACGAGCTCAAGGACGGCCGCGGCGGCAGGCTCGCGATCCGCTACTTCGCCACCGCCGGCGCCCGGCTGGTGCCGCCCGCGGTGGCCGCGCTGCGCCGCGAGTTCCCCAGGGTCCGGCTCGACCTCAAGCTGATCGAGCCGGGAGACCCGCTGCCCGAGGTGGAGTGCGGCCGCGCCGATGTGGCCATCGTGGTGCTGCCGCGGCGGGAGCCGCTGGCCAAGAACGTCTCGCTGGTGCACCTGGTGGACGACCCGTACCGGTTGGTGCTGCCCAAGGGGCATCCGCTGGAGGCCAAGCGGGTGGTCGACCTCGCCGAGCTGGCAGAGGAACCCTGGGTCGGCAACGAATGGCCGCCGGGGCCGTGCCGGGACATCATGCTGGACGCCTGCGCGGCGGCCGGGTTCACGCCGAACTTCGTGGTGGAGTCGGAGGATTACCAGACCGCGCAGGGCTTCGTGGCCGCCGGTCTCGGGGTGGCGCTGATCCCGGCGCTCGGACTCGGCTCGCCGCCGCCAGGGGTGCAGATCCGGCGGCTGCGCAGGCCGGAGCCGTTGCGCGCGATCCACGCCGCGGTCGCCGCCCATGCCCGTGACCAGCCCGCGGTGCGGCACCTCCTGGCCGCCATGCGCGCCTCGCTGGACTAG
- a CDS encoding DMT family transporter, which yields MADGGESTGGSVVRAELRVLLQMGALALMWGSSFFWIKLGLNAFTPVQLVLVRLVLGAAVLTLICYTQRDRLPSQRRVWLHLGVAALFHNAIPFLLFAIGEQTVDSGITGVLNSTTPLWALLAAVLFGLDRRLSGPRLLGLLVGLAGILLIFAPWQASGLLSWGALACLAAAASYGFVFVYEGRFLSGTGVSPVALAAAQMITASGMVLFVLPAGGLTPVRLDVGAVIAMVILGVFSTGIAFAMNYRLLATEGAVATSTVGYLLPVVSVLLGTLFLNEQLNLRVVAGMAVVLAGVALTRVRRVKAAAAPEPAEACQPAR from the coding sequence GTGGCCGACGGCGGAGAAAGCACCGGTGGCTCGGTGGTGCGAGCAGAGCTGAGAGTACTGCTGCAGATGGGCGCGCTGGCCCTGATGTGGGGCTCCAGCTTCTTCTGGATCAAGCTCGGCCTGAACGCGTTCACCCCGGTGCAGCTGGTGCTGGTCAGGCTGGTGCTCGGCGCCGCGGTGCTGACCCTGATCTGCTACACCCAGCGCGACCGGCTGCCGTCCCAGCGCCGCGTCTGGCTGCACCTCGGGGTGGCCGCGCTGTTCCACAACGCCATCCCGTTCCTACTCTTCGCCATCGGCGAGCAGACCGTCGACTCCGGCATCACCGGGGTGCTGAACTCGACCACCCCGCTGTGGGCGCTGCTCGCCGCGGTGCTGTTCGGCCTCGACCGCAGGCTCAGCGGCCCCCGGCTGCTGGGACTGCTCGTCGGACTGGCCGGCATCCTGCTGATCTTCGCGCCGTGGCAGGCGTCCGGCCTGCTGAGCTGGGGTGCGCTGGCCTGCCTCGCGGCCGCCGCCAGCTACGGGTTCGTGTTCGTCTACGAGGGCCGGTTCCTCTCCGGCACCGGCGTCTCCCCGGTCGCGCTGGCCGCCGCGCAGATGATCACCGCCAGCGGCATGGTGCTGTTCGTGCTGCCCGCCGGCGGACTCACCCCGGTGCGGCTCGACGTCGGCGCGGTGATCGCGATGGTGATCCTCGGCGTGTTCTCCACCGGCATTGCCTTCGCGATGAACTACCGGCTACTCGCCACCGAGGGCGCGGTGGCCACCTCGACCGTGGGCTACCTGCTCCCGGTGGTGTCGGTACTGCTCGGCACCCTGTTCCTGAACGAGCAGCTCAACCTGCGAGTGGTCGCCGGGATGGCGGTCGTGCTCGCCGGGGTGGCGCTGACCAGGGTTCGCCGGGTGAAGGCCGCAGCGGCACCGGAACCCGCCGAAGCCTGTCAGCCCGCGCGGTGA
- a CDS encoding response regulator, protein MTQQEQVREPVKVFLVDDHALFRAGVRAELDSVTHEVQVVGEAGSVADAVAGIARAKPQVVLLDVHMPDGGGAEVLRRVRPELPDVVFLALSVSDAAEDVIAVIRAGARGYVTKTIPPKELAQAVVRVADGDAVFSPRLAGFVLDAFADRPGSAPISDPELDLLTPRERDVLRLLARGYAYKEIASELFISVKTVETHVSSVLRKTQLSNRYELSRWASDRRLV, encoded by the coding sequence ATGACACAGCAGGAGCAGGTCCGGGAGCCGGTCAAGGTCTTCCTGGTGGACGACCACGCCCTGTTCCGGGCCGGGGTGCGCGCCGAGCTCGACTCGGTCACGCACGAGGTGCAGGTGGTCGGTGAAGCGGGCTCGGTGGCCGACGCGGTGGCCGGGATAGCCAGGGCAAAGCCGCAGGTGGTGCTGCTGGACGTGCACATGCCCGACGGCGGGGGAGCCGAAGTGCTGCGCCGGGTCCGGCCCGAGCTGCCGGACGTGGTGTTCCTGGCGCTGTCGGTCTCGGACGCGGCGGAGGACGTGATCGCGGTGATCCGGGCGGGGGCCCGCGGGTACGTCACCAAGACCATCCCGCCGAAGGAGCTGGCGCAGGCGGTGGTCCGGGTCGCCGATGGCGACGCGGTGTTCTCGCCGCGGCTGGCCGGGTTCGTGCTGGACGCGTTCGCCGACCGGCCCGGTTCGGCGCCGATCAGCGACCCCGAGCTCGACCTGCTCACCCCGCGTGAACGGGACGTGCTGCGGCTGCTCGCGCGCGGGTACGCCTACAAGGAGATCGCGTCCGAGCTGTTCATCTCGGTGAAGACGGTGGAGACGCACGTGTCGAGCGTGCTGCGCAAGACCCAGCTCTCGAACCGGTACGAGCTCTCTCGCTGGGCGTCCGACCGCCGCCTCGTCTGA